A region of the Nocardia nova SH22a genome:
GCGTGTTGTTCGATGAGCTCGAAACACACGGACGGATCCGGCGTCGATGCGAGTACCACGGTCCCGCCGACGATGAGGGTGCTGAGGATTCCGGGACAGTTCCACGTGTAGTTGAACGCGATCGGGAGTATCGCGAGGTATACCGAGTCCGCGTCCAGCCGGCTTCGCGCGCCTGCCGCACGCGAGTTGTAGAGGTAGTCGTCATGGGTACGGCCGATGAGTTTCGGCATGCCGGTCGTCCCGCCCGACAACAGCAACAAGGCGAGATCGGAGGGTTGCGCGTGATCGTCGAACGGTGCGGGTTCGGCGAAAAGCGTGCTGTGCTCGCGGAAGCGGCGATCGTGCGCGAACTCACCGAGATCGCCGACCACGACCACCGTCGCGATGTGTTCGTGGGTGTCGGCGACCTGCCGGGCCAGGACACGGTGGTCGAATCGATTGAACACATCGGTCGTGACGTAGGCGACCGCGCCTGTCGCCGTGGCGAGATGGTTGATCTCGGCATGGCGATGCCCGGGCTGGGTGTGCACGGGCACCGCCCCGAGCCGCTGCAAGGCGAACCACGTGGTGATGAACTCCAGGCAGTTGGGCAATTGCAGTAGTACCGCGTCCCCCTGGGTGATGCCGAGATCCCGCAGTCCCGTCGCCAATCGGTCGGCGTCGTGGGCCAATTCCCGATATGACAGCCGCCGGGTGCCGTCGATGACGGCGATCCGCTCGTCGAACTCGGCGGCGATCTCGTCCAGCGTGCGGCTGAACGTCTTCCCCGCCCACAATCCCTCGGCCTGGTACCGCTGTGCGAACTCATCCGGCCAGAATGGAACTTTCTCACGCACCGAGCTGTCCTTTCATCGATATGTCTGTCTGTTCGGAAGTGGTTGTCCGGCCGGCGGAATCGCGAAGGCGAGCCGACCAGGCGGCCGAAACGGCGACGGCCGAATATCCGATCAGCGGGTCCGCGGCCACACCGAGCAGCACCTGCTCACCGGCCGAATAGTGTTGTGCTGTCAGCGGATACACGCGCTCAGCGCCCGAGGCCGGGCGGTGGAACGGATGTGCGTCGTGCGGTGAGAGGACCGGCGGCGCGGTGCGCTCCTGGAAGAGAACGGCGGGCCGGTCGGATGCCCCCGCCGGCCACTGCGCCCGGTACGCGGCGGCGGTTCGTTCGTCGCGCAGTTCTCCGATTTCATCCGGGGTGTGACCGCGACGCAGCGGCACGATCCCACCGGGCAGACCCAGGTCCAGGTGGAACGTGTCGATGCCGAATTGCATTGCGAGAACGTCGAACAGAGCCGCGATGGCGTCGGCCACCGGAATCGGTCCCGGGAGCCGGACGGTGATCGACAGTCGATCGGTACGCCGCGCGGTCTCTTGCGCCGACGGCAGGTCCCCGGTTGCGGGGAGGTGTTCGACCGGGCGCTCGCTGCGATCCAGCGTCCCCGGGAGGTAATCGTCCCCGCAGACAGCCTGTGCCAATGCCGTCAGGTCCGGTCCCGTGGCGACGAGTGCGCTACCGGCGATGACGAGTAGTTCCCCGTCGCGTGCCGGAACGCGCGCGGCCGATGTGGTCTGTCCCCGTGTGAGGTCGATGCCCGCCGCCATCCACGGCCCATCGCCCGGATCGATCACCGGCACGACACCGATGACCGGCGGGGTTTCGTTTCGGTACGTCCGCCACAATCGGCCACGAATCATGAAGCGCCGCTGCAGATGTTCGAAACGCTCGGTCCGCAGAACCTGGGAGAGGCGCCGGCCCATATCGTCGGGGGTCACTCCGTGCGGCCATCGCATCGCGGCGTAGGTGACGGCGTCGCGCGCGTCCACGCCGGTCGGTCGTAACAGTGCCGCGGGCCACGGCAATGCGAGCGAACCCTGGTCGCGCGCGCGGTCACCGGTACGTTCCTTGGTCGCGAGGCGGCTCAGTCCGCGAACCGTGGGTTCCAGGAAGACGTCGTCGACGTCGAATCCGAGCGCGGCGTCGGTCCGCGCCCTGCGGACCAGGGAGACGGCGCGGATGCTGTCGATGCCGAATTCGAACAGATTGTCGGTGACGCCGAGATCCGGCCGGCCGGTGAGTTGCCGTGCGACGCCCAGCAGCGCCTGCTCGTCCGGGCCGTCCGCATCGGCGGCACGGGCCTCGGTGCGATCGCGCGCATCACGAAGCAGGGCAGCGCGATCGACTTTGCCGCTGGGCAGCAAGGGAATCCGGTCGATCCGCAGCACGCGCGCCGGAACCATGTAGGGCGGCAACGCCGCGCTCAGAGCGCGACGGACGGACCGCTCATCGACCGGTGTATCCGTGGCGAAGTATCCGATCAGATCGGTGCTGTCCTCCCGAATGTCGGCGATGACCGCCACC
Encoded here:
- a CDS encoding (2,3-dihydroxybenzoyl)adenylate synthase; protein product: MREKVPFWPDEFAQRYQAEGLWAGKTFSRTLDEIAAEFDERIAVIDGTRRLSYRELAHDADRLATGLRDLGITQGDAVLLQLPNCLEFITTWFALQRLGAVPVHTQPGHRHAEINHLATATGAVAYVTTDVFNRFDHRVLARQVADTHEHIATVVVVGDLGEFAHDRRFREHSTLFAEPAPFDDHAQPSDLALLLLSGGTTGMPKLIGRTHDDYLYNSRAAGARSRLDADSVYLAILPIAFNYTWNCPGILSTLIVGGTVVLASTPDPSVCFELIEQHAVTMTAINPQLATPWLAERAHTTRDISSLRILEIGSARLADDVARKIVAEFDCTLQQILGMSEGLFCATHLDDDPELICTTQGVPVSPADEIRVVDGAGNEVADGEVGELTVRGPYTLRGYFDAPEHNATAFTADGFYRTGDLVRRLDSGHLIVAGRIKDQINRGGEKIAATEVEGFLLAHPAIESVALVGEPHPTLGERSVAFVVTAGDGAVPSRRDLAKFLAAAGVAGYKAPDVVRVIDTMPLTPLGKIDKNAVRLLLDPVGSR